One genomic window of Cyprinus carpio isolate SPL01 chromosome A23, ASM1834038v1, whole genome shotgun sequence includes the following:
- the LOC109054410 gene encoding LOW QUALITY PROTEIN: respirasome Complex Assembly Factor 1 (The sequence of the model RefSeq protein was modified relative to this genomic sequence to represent the inferred CDS: deleted 3 bases in 2 codons) — protein sequence MTPLRKRRAGSLGCVNVGREAAADLSSCGRFYSRVKCSVIGSRVFSSVQRRSVMTSSSKRREELHAVNGGLKQSTWSKAVRCKAVWDEKDEFLDVVYWFRQIIAVILGVIWGVAPLKGFLGIAIFCVINAGVLYVYFSSFQQVDEEEYGGTWELTKEGFMTSFALFLVVWIIFFTALHYD from the exons ATGACTCCGCTGCGCAAGCGCAGAGCGGGTTCCCTCGGCTGTGTCAATGTGGGGCGAGAAGCAGCAGCAGATCTGAGCTCTTGCGGGAGATTTTACAGTCGGGTCAAGTGTTCAGTCATCGGATCGCGTGTGTTCTCGAGCGTGCAGCGACGGAGCGTCATGACGAGCAGCTCGAAGCGGAGAGAGGAGCTTCACGCGGTGAACGGAGGACTGAAGCAGTCCACATGGAGCAAAGCCGTCCGCTGCAAAGCCGTGTGGGACGAGAAG GATGAGTTTTTAGACGTCGTCTACTGGTTCCGGCAAATCATCGCTGTCATCTTGGGTGTGATATGGGGTGTGGCACCTCTG AAGGGTTTTCTGGGGATAGCCAT ATTCTGTGTCATCAACGCAGGCGTCCTGTACGTGTACTTCAGCAGTTTCCAGCAGGTGGATGAGGAGGAGTACGGGGGAACATGGGAGCTCACCAAAGAGGGCTTCATGACttcatttgctttgtttctg